From Caretta caretta isolate rCarCar2 chromosome 3, rCarCar1.hap1, whole genome shotgun sequence, a single genomic window includes:
- the POPDC3 gene encoding popeye domain-containing protein 3 isoform X1, whose product MGDNESFWESLIYAHPTCVAWKQEAEGSVYHLASILFVVGFMGGSGFFGLMYVFSLLGLGFLCSSVWAWLDVCAADIFSWNFVLFVICFIQFIYVTYQVRSVSFEKEFQELYSSLFQPLGISLTVFRKIVLCCDAEVVTLEKEHCYAMQGKTPIDKLSMLVSGRIRVTVDGEFLHYIFPFQFLDSPEWDSLRPTEEGIFQVTLTAETDCRYVAWRRKKLYLLFAKHRFISRLFSILIGNDIADKLYALNDRVHVGKGLRYDIRLPNFYQVAVPGTPKVQPAEQLVSNSRQKFTNFGNCDSSKK is encoded by the exons ATGGGAGATAATGAAAGTTTTTGGGAGAGCTTGATATATGCACATCCTACCTGTGTAGCCTGGAAGCAAGAGGCAGAGGGATCTGTCTACCACCTAGCTAGTATTCTATTTGTTGTTGGCTTCATGGGAGGAAGTGGATTCTTTGGGCTAATGTACGTCTTCAGTTTGCTTGGATTGGGTTTTCTCTGCTCTTCTGTATGGGCTTGGCTGGATGTATGTGCTGCTGATATATTCTCCTGGAATTTTGTCCTATTTGTGATATGCTTCATACAATTTATTTATGTAACCTACCAAGTTCGGAGTGTTTCCTTTGAAAAAGAATTCCAGGAACTCTACAGTTCTCTTTTTCAGCCTCTGGGAATCTCCTTGACTGTTTTTAGGAAGATTGTCTTGTGCTGTGATGCAGAAGTGGTTACTTTGGAGAAGGAGCATTGTTATGCTATGCAAGGCAAAACACCTATTGATAAACTCTCTATGCTTGTGTCTGGAAG GATCAGAGTGACAGTTGATGGAGAGTTTCTGCATTATATTTTTCCCTTTCAATTTCTGGATTCTCCTGAATGGGATTCCCTTAGACCCACAGAAGAGGGTATTTTCCAG GTAACTCTTACAGCAGAGACAGACTGTCGATATGTGGCTTGGAGGAGAAAGAAACTGTATTTGCTGTTTGCTAAACACCGTTTCATCTCACGTCTGTTTTCAATTTTAATTGGGAATGACATTGCTGATAAACTATATGCCTTGAATGACAGAGTGCACGTAGGAAAAGGACTTCGATACGACATCCGGTTACCAAACTTCTACCAAGTGGCAGTACCAGGGACACCCAAAGTGCAACCTGCAGAACAACTTGTGAGCAATTCAAGACAAAAGTTCACTAACTTTGGAAACTGTGACTCttctaaaaaataa
- the POPDC3 gene encoding popeye domain-containing protein 3 isoform X2, giving the protein MRAEAGHDALLPTSPSQQILVLRDGQTSRTSHRIRVTVDGEFLHYIFPFQFLDSPEWDSLRPTEEGIFQVTLTAETDCRYVAWRRKKLYLLFAKHRFISRLFSILIGNDIADKLYALNDRVHVGKGLRYDIRLPNFYQVAVPGTPKVQPAEQLVSNSRQKFTNFGNCDSSKK; this is encoded by the exons atCTTAGTACTCAGAGACGGGCAGACCTCCAGAACTTCTCATCG GATCAGAGTGACAGTTGATGGAGAGTTTCTGCATTATATTTTTCCCTTTCAATTTCTGGATTCTCCTGAATGGGATTCCCTTAGACCCACAGAAGAGGGTATTTTCCAG GTAACTCTTACAGCAGAGACAGACTGTCGATATGTGGCTTGGAGGAGAAAGAAACTGTATTTGCTGTTTGCTAAACACCGTTTCATCTCACGTCTGTTTTCAATTTTAATTGGGAATGACATTGCTGATAAACTATATGCCTTGAATGACAGAGTGCACGTAGGAAAAGGACTTCGATACGACATCCGGTTACCAAACTTCTACCAAGTGGCAGTACCAGGGACACCCAAAGTGCAACCTGCAGAACAACTTGTGAGCAATTCAAGACAAAAGTTCACTAACTTTGGAAACTGTGACTCttctaaaaaataa